One Megalops cyprinoides isolate fMegCyp1 chromosome 4, fMegCyp1.pri, whole genome shotgun sequence genomic window carries:
- the LOC118776373 gene encoding CCN family member 1-like → MFPMSVRWASSALAVLLVCTSVMVEGGCPLQCSCPPSPPPCPPGVSWVTDGCGCCKVCARQFNEECSPSQPCDHIKGLRCHLVAGGHPERGLCRAEAQGRPCELNGHVYQHGEDFQPSCQHQCSCVDGVVGCMPLCPHQVPLPDWRCAKPRLARPPGRCCEEWVCDDDNRISEDPAEPPHVPPHDPRPQPHLNVVTNELEAPARRHSFGENFLADWLSLSQPHAPFPTKCFPQTTDWSECSTTCGMGISSRVTNSNTECRLVRETRLCQIRECNLTPATSTRRGKRCQRTERPREPVRITFAGCSTARRYRPRSCGSCGDGRCCTPSQTRTLRLRFRCPDGESFTRSVMWVQRCRCSKTCASRGPAPPPPSISLHNDIHTFSH, encoded by the exons ATGTTTCCCATGAGTGTGAGGTGGGCTTCCTCAGCTCTGGCTGTTCTGCTGGTCTGCACCTCTGTGATG gTGGAAGGGGGCTGCCCGCTGCAGTGCTCCTGCCCCCCCTCTCCGCCCCCCTGCCCGCCGGGCGTCAGCTGGGTGACCGATGGCTGCGGCTGCTGCAAGGTGTGCGCCAGGCAGTTCAACGAGGAGTGTAGCCCCAGCCAGCCCTGCGACCACATCAAGGGCCTGCGCTGCCACCTGGTGGCTGGAGGACACCCCGAGCGCGGGCTCTGTCGAG cggaGGCACAGGGCCGCCCCTGCGAGCTGAACGGCCACGTGTACCAGCACGGAGAGGACTTCCAGCCCAGCTGCCAGCAccagtgcagctgtgtggaCGGGGTGGTGGGCTGCATGCCCCTGTGCCCGCACCAGGTGCCCCTGCCCGACTGGCGGTGCGCCAAGCCCCGCCTGGCCCGCCCCCCCGGCCGCTGCTGCGAGGAGTGGGTCTGCGATGATGACAACCGCATCAGCGAGGACCCCGCCGAGCCCCCCCATGTGCCCCCGCACGACCCCCGACCCCAGCCCCACCTCAACGTCGTCACCAACGAGCTGGAGGCGCCCGCCCGGCGTCACTCCTTCGGAGAGAACTTTCTGG ctgattggctgtcccTCTCGCAGCCCCACGCCCCGTTTCCCACCAAGTGCTTCCCGCAGACCACCGATTGGTCGGAGTGCTCCACCACCTGCGGCATGGGCATCTCTAGCCGAGTGACCAATAGCAACACGGAGTGCCGGCTGGTCAGAGAGACCCGGCTGTGTCAGATTCGAGAGTGTAACCTCACACCGGCCACATCTACCAGG AGGGGTAAGCGGTGCCAGCGGACGGAGCGGCCACGGGAGCCGGTGAGGATCACGTTCGCGGGCTGCTCCACGGCGCGGCGGTACCGGCCCCGCTCCTGCGGCTCGTGCGGGGACGGGCGCTGCTGCACCCCCTCGCAGACGCGCACCCTGAGGCTGCGCTTCCGCTGCCCCGACGGCGAGAGCTTCACCCGCAGCGTCATGTGGGTGCAGCGCTGCCGCTGCAGCAAAACCTGCGCCAGCCgcggccccgcccccccgccgCCCTCCATCAGCCTGCACAACGACATCCACACCTTCTCACACTGA